In Candidatus Binatia bacterium, the following proteins share a genomic window:
- the panB gene encoding 3-methyl-2-oxobutanoate hydroxymethyltransferase, whose translation MKTLNGVESARPYEPEKNPAIRRITAGAIKRRKGKTLFPIATAYDAPFGQFVEQAGIDVVLVGDSVGNVVLGYDETTPVTLENMIYHAQAVVRGTTRAHVMVDMPFGSYQVSNEDALRSAIRLVKDGGACSVKLEGGRDQAQRIRAITGAGIPVVGHIGVTPQTAGLGPGFKMRTHRDRLVDDARSVEAAGAYAIVLEVVDYEISREITELLSIPTIGIGSGPHCDAQVLVLHDILGMYPHSPTFAKRYAEIGKIATEALHEYAHEVRQRNFPA comes from the coding sequence GTGAAGACGCTCAACGGGGTCGAGAGCGCTCGCCCCTACGAACCCGAGAAGAACCCGGCAATTCGCCGGATTACGGCGGGGGCGATCAAGCGGCGCAAGGGTAAGACGCTCTTTCCCATCGCCACGGCATACGACGCTCCCTTCGGACAGTTCGTCGAGCAGGCCGGCATCGACGTCGTTCTCGTCGGCGACAGCGTCGGCAACGTCGTGCTCGGTTACGACGAGACGACGCCGGTGACGCTCGAGAACATGATCTACCACGCGCAAGCGGTCGTGCGCGGAACGACGCGCGCGCACGTCATGGTGGATATGCCGTTCGGCTCCTATCAAGTCAGCAACGAGGATGCCCTGCGCTCGGCGATCCGGCTCGTCAAAGACGGCGGCGCCTGTTCGGTCAAGCTCGAAGGCGGGCGCGACCAGGCGCAGCGCATTCGCGCGATCACCGGCGCCGGCATACCCGTGGTCGGCCACATCGGTGTCACGCCGCAGACGGCCGGGCTCGGGCCGGGCTTCAAGATGCGCACGCACCGCGACCGGCTCGTCGACGACGCGCGTTCGGTCGAAGCCGCCGGCGCCTACGCAATCGTCCTCGAGGTCGTGGATTACGAGATCTCGCGCGAGATCACCGAACTGCTCTCGATTCCGACGATCGGCATCGGCTCGGGGCCGCACTGCGACGCGCAGGTGCTCGTGCTCCACGACATCCTCGGCATGTATCCGCACTCGCCCACCTTCGCCAAGCGCTACGCCGAGATCGGCAAGATCGCGACCGAGGCCCTGCACGAGTACGCCCACGAGGTCCGGCAAAGAAACTTTCCGGCCTAA
- a CDS encoding helix-turn-helix transcriptional regulator, which translates to MGKRIAARRRALGWSQNELARRAEVNHPTLYKIETDQRRNPSVGLIVRIARALGTTAEALFVGEAGEERRLPSEAGQLAAGGLALVEEVQAIRRRVDALEAWRRTQEGRARKRASR; encoded by the coding sequence TTGGGAAAGAGAATTGCCGCACGACGGCGCGCCCTGGGATGGTCGCAGAACGAGCTTGCGCGGCGCGCCGAAGTCAATCACCCTACGCTCTACAAGATCGAGACCGACCAGCGCCGCAACCCGTCGGTCGGCCTGATCGTTCGCATCGCTCGCGCTCTCGGCACTACCGCCGAAGCGCTGTTCGTCGGTGAAGCGGGAGAGGAACGACGTTTGCCGTCGGAGGCGGGGCAGTTGGCTGCCGGCGGGCTGGCGTTAGTGGAAGAGGTGCAAGCGATTCGACGGCGCGTGGATGCGTTAGAGGCATGGCGTCGCACGCAAGAAGGACGCGCTCGAAAGCGCGCATCGCGGTAA
- a CDS encoding Bax inhibitor-1 family protein — translation MAYRFQPENQYGGPVVPAVPVQSMLAQVLGITALGLCVTALSAWLFQGIAPGLGLGAMIVGFILLISINFARRNEALSLLLFYAFAFCEGIGIAPVIGQYVQAFGPEVVVNAALTTGLGMFALAAIVYATGLDLRRFQGILTIALLGLVVIGVISIFVKWIHPETYAWLTLAIFGGLVLIDFARLRAGGDGLTAVQMATSIYLDAINIFLALLQIFGGRRSSD, via the coding sequence ATGGCGTATCGCTTTCAGCCGGAAAACCAGTACGGCGGGCCGGTCGTCCCGGCGGTGCCGGTTCAATCCATGCTCGCGCAGGTGCTCGGCATCACCGCGCTCGGTCTCTGCGTCACCGCCCTCTCCGCCTGGCTCTTCCAAGGCATCGCGCCGGGTCTCGGCTTGGGGGCGATGATCGTCGGCTTCATCCTCCTGATTTCGATCAATTTCGCGCGGCGCAATGAGGCGCTCTCGCTGCTGCTCTTCTACGCGTTCGCGTTCTGCGAGGGCATCGGCATCGCTCCGGTCATCGGGCAGTACGTGCAGGCCTTCGGCCCCGAGGTCGTCGTCAACGCGGCGCTCACGACCGGGTTGGGAATGTTCGCGCTCGCGGCGATCGTCTACGCAACCGGCCTCGACCTGCGGCGCTTCCAGGGCATCTTGACGATCGCGCTCCTCGGATTGGTCGTGATCGGCGTCATCTCGATCTTCGTGAAGTGGATCCATCCCGAGACGTACGCTTGGCTGACGCTGGCGATCTTCGGCGGGCTCGTCCTCATAGATTTCGCGCGGCTGCGCGCCGGCGGCGACGGCCTGACGGCCGTCCAAATGGCGACGAGCATCTACCTCGACGCGATTAATATCTTCCTCGCTCTGCTGCAGATCTTCGGCGGGAGGCGTTCGAGCGATTAA
- the purF gene encoding amidophosphoribosyltransferase, which produces MCGITGVFAPGRDAARLAFFALYALQHRGQESAGIAAADGGTIRSHKEMGLLGAIFDEDILSDLSGHIAIGHTRYSTTGSSIVVNAQPLLERTELGDFAFAHNGNLTNTDELRERLAPTTVLQATSDSEVMAKLIVESKGSMIDRIKSVLACARGAYSIVLLTQSELYAFRDPWGVRPLCLGRLGEDGYVVASESCALGTVGAQYVRELERGEIVRIGPDGLESYQTDVEKARSALCMFEYIYFARPDSNFNDRSVYMARYAMGRQLAKEHPVDADVVIAVPDSAVAGGIGYAAESGLPYIEGLIKNRYIGRTFISPDQRMRSRGVHLKFNPVVENLKGQRVIVVDDSIVRGTTTPRIVALLRDAGAREVHLRITSPPIKHPCYLGVDMATYDELIAANYSVEEIRQKTGADSLGYLSLDGLVSAVGRPRDEMCLGCFVGVYPNVPAAHQKHAVQA; this is translated from the coding sequence ATGTGCGGGATAACGGGGGTATTTGCGCCGGGACGCGACGCAGCCCGTCTCGCGTTCTTCGCGCTCTACGCCCTTCAGCACCGCGGACAGGAATCCGCGGGCATCGCCGCAGCCGACGGCGGCACGATCCGTTCGCACAAAGAGATGGGCCTGCTGGGAGCGATCTTCGATGAGGACATCCTTAGCGACCTGAGCGGTCACATCGCGATTGGCCACACGCGCTACTCGACGACCGGATCCTCGATCGTCGTCAACGCGCAGCCGCTGCTCGAACGGACGGAGCTTGGCGATTTTGCCTTCGCGCATAACGGCAACCTCACGAATACCGACGAGCTGCGCGAGCGGCTCGCACCGACGACCGTGCTCCAGGCAACCTCGGACTCCGAAGTGATGGCGAAGCTGATCGTCGAGTCGAAGGGCTCGATGATCGACCGGATCAAGTCGGTGCTGGCCTGCGCTCGCGGCGCATACTCGATCGTCCTCCTAACGCAGAGCGAGCTCTATGCCTTCCGCGATCCGTGGGGCGTGCGCCCGCTCTGCTTGGGGCGGCTCGGCGAGGACGGCTACGTCGTCGCCTCGGAGTCGTGCGCGCTCGGAACGGTCGGCGCGCAGTACGTGCGGGAATTGGAACGCGGCGAGATTGTCCGCATCGGGCCCGACGGCCTGGAGTCGTATCAGACCGACGTCGAGAAGGCGCGTTCGGCGCTCTGCATGTTCGAGTACATTTACTTCGCGAGGCCGGACTCGAACTTCAACGACCGTTCGGTTTACATGGCGCGCTACGCGATGGGCCGGCAGTTGGCCAAGGAGCACCCGGTTGACGCCGACGTCGTGATCGCCGTGCCCGACTCCGCGGTCGCCGGCGGCATCGGCTATGCAGCCGAAAGCGGGTTGCCGTATATCGAAGGACTCATCAAGAACCGTTACATCGGCCGAACCTTCATCAGCCCCGATCAGCGCATGCGGTCCCGCGGCGTGCACTTGAAATTCAATCCGGTCGTCGAGAACCTCAAGGGCCAGCGCGTCATCGTCGTGGACGATTCGATCGTGCGGGGCACGACGACCCCGCGCATCGTCGCGCTCTTACGCGACGCGGGCGCACGCGAGGTGCACCTCCGCATCACCTCGCCCCCGATCAAGCATCCGTGCTATCTCGGCGTTGACATGGCAACCTACGACGAACTGATCGCGGCGAACTACTCGGTCGAGGAGATCCGGCAGAAGACCGGCGCCGATTCGCTCGGATACCTCAGCCTCGACGGCCTCGTCTCCGCCGTCGGCCGTCCCCGCGACGAGATGTGCCTCGGCTGTTTCGTCGGCGTCTACCCGAACGTTCCCGCAGCCCACCAAAAGCACGCCGTCCAAGCCTAG